In Candidatus Micrarchaeum acidiphilum ARMAN-2, the genomic window GGAGGTATGCCGAATTTCACTTCTGGCTGCGAAAATACTGAATCAGGCGAGGCTATCCGGAAGTCGCACGCCATTGCAAGCTCGTTTCCGCCGCCCATACAGTAGCCGCTTATGGCAGCAACAAATAGCTTTTCAGAGGACCATATGCCGTTGGTAACCCTGTAGAAAAGGTCAAATATCTCTTCTGCCTCGGTACTGCTTTCAGCGCTTAGCAGATAATTAAGGTCTGCTCCTGCAGAGAATGCCTTGCCGCCGGCGCCGGATATTACCACTGCCTTGCATGCCTTGTTTGAATCTGCAAGGCTTATTTTCTCCTGCAATGACAACAGGGTTTGCCTATCAAGCGCGTTGTGCTTCTCAGGCCTATTTATCTGGATTGTTGATATCTCGCCCTCTGTGTATTCTACAACCGCCATTTAACTGCCCATTTCCTATTGTGAGCAAAAGATTAAAGCCTTTCACACGTTATCTGTAAGCCTTGAATTCGTCGCCAAGCAGTTCCGACGCGATCTTGAGGTCATGGATCTCGTCGGTGCCTTCGTATATCCTTGCGACCCTGCTGTCGCAGAAGAGCTGCCCCACAGGGGACATGAGCGAGTAGCCGAATCCGCCGTGGACCTGCACTGCCCTGTCGGCGGATTCAAAAGCGAGCCTTGAGGCGATGCGCTTCGCCATCGCGGAGTACATATCCATTTCCCGAAGCGCGGGAACATTGTTCGGGTCCTTGTCAAATTCCTGCTTTTTCATTGCGGCATAGAATATCGGCCATCTTGCCATTTCGAGGTTCTGGCGCATTGCGGAGATGTGCTGCTGTATCAGCTGGTGTTTGCCTATCTGCTTTCCGTGCTGGACTCTTTCCCTTGACCGCTTTAAAGAGGCATTAAGCGAGGCCTCTATTACACCTATACATGCGGAGCCTATACCTATCCTTCCGTTCAGCAATGCGGAATAAGCAACGCGCAGGCCATTGCCGATTCCGCCGAGCACTGCGTCTTTTTCCACAAGAACATTTTCAAAGCTGAGCATGGATGTGTCTGAGGTGAAAAGGCCGATCTTTTCCTCCAGTTTCATTTCGACCTTAAAACCTTTGCTTTTTGTGTCAACTATAAATGCGGTTATCTCCTTTTTCGGCCCTGGAGCCTTTCTTGCAGCAAACAGTATTATATAATTGCAGATGGACCCGTTAGATATGAGATATTTGGTGCCGTTTAGCAGATAGCCCCCTTGGCTCTCTTCATACGTTGTGGATATGAGCGACTGATCACTGCCTTCGCCAGGCTCGGTCAGGCCGAACGCGAAGATCGATTTGCCAGAGCACATGTTTTTGAGGTGCTCCGACTTCTGCTCTTCCGTGCCCCAGCGCTGGACTGTAGGCTCAGCTATGAACGTCTGTACATCGTATAACGTAGATACGCCTAGGCCAAGTTGGCCCAGCCTCTGCTGCACAAGCGCGTGCACCAAAGCCCCAGAGCCTGTGCCGCCGTATTTCTTTTCCACCGGAACCCCGAAAAGGTTGTGCTTGGCCAGAATCCCGATTGCTTCAGAGTTGAACTCGTGCTTCAGGTAGTGCTCGTATTCGGGCTCTGCAAGCTCTTCTGCTGCCTTGTCCGCTTCTTCTAGAACGCCAACGTCTTTGTCAGATAGCGCGCCGAGCTCCTTAAGGTCATCAATATCACTCTTGAAAAGCGCTTCCATTCTTACACTCCGCCGTTTTCAGTTTTTGCCTGGCCGCCCAGGTACCTGTCCTTTAATTTTACATATGCCTTCCAGTTTCTTGTTATCCTTGCCCTGTGCGCGGGTGTAACCTTTCCGCGAACCTTTCCTGGAACGCCCATCACTATGCTGTGCGGAGGTATTGTCGAACCTTCAGGAACTACTGCGCCAGCAGCAATTATGCACCAATCGCCTATTTTTGCACCTTCGAGTATGATGCTTCCCATTCCAATCAGGCAATTGTCCCCTATTGTGCAACCGTGCACTATTGCATTATGACCTATTGATACGTTGTTTCCCACTACTGTGGGGAATTTGTCTGCAGTGCCATGCATTACCGAGTTGTCCTGAACGCTGGTGTTGTTGCCTATGCGTATGTAGTGCATGTCTCCTCTTAGCACAGTTCCATACCATATGCTTGAGTTCTTTCCTATCTCGACGTCACCCAATATCACTGCGCTCTCTGCCACAAATGAAGTTTTGTCTATTTTCGGCCTCTTGTTGCCGAATTTAATTATGGACATTGGACCACTATGAATATGCCTCGAACCCTTCTCCCAGGATACTTGAGGCAATTTTCAGATCCTGGATCTCGTCGGTGCCTTCGTATATCCTTGCGACCCTGCTGTCGCAGAAGAGCTGCCCCACAGGGGACATGAGCGAGTAGCCGAATCCGCCGTGGACCTGCACTGCCCTGTCGGCAGATTCAAAAGCAAGCCTTGAGGCGATGCGCTTAGCAAGCGAAACGCGGAGCTCTACCTCTTCCATGAGGGCCTTGTCATTCGGATTGCTTTCGTACTCTCCTTTCCTGATTGCCGCGAAATAGGTCGGCCATCTTGCCATTTCGAGGTTCTGGCGCATTGCGGAGATGTGCTGCTGTATCAGCTGGTGTTTGCCTATCTGCTTACCGTGCTGGACTCTTTCCCTTGACCGCTTTAGAGAGGCATTAAGCGAGGCCTCTATTACACCTACGCAGCCTGCTGCAACTCCGAGCCTGGCATTTAGCAGGGCGGAATACGCAACCGGCATGCCCCTGCCCTCAGGGCCTATCATATTCTCTTTCGGCGCGGCTACGTTTTCGAAGTCAAGCATCCCTGTATCCGAAGTGAAGAGTCCTATTTTTTCCCTGAGCTCCATGCGGCTCAGGCCTGCGCTCTTTGCATCTACCAGTATTGCGCTTATTGTGCCTGGATTCTCTGCGGACCGCGCAAAAACCAATATGTAGTCAGCAATAGTTCCGTTTGATATCAGGTACTTGGTGCCGTTTATTATATAGCGGTCTCCTTCCTTTTTGTACTGCGTCTTTAGGGAAGCTGGATCGCTTCCTGCCTCTGGCTCGGTCAGGCCGAATGCAAACACCTTTTCCTTACGGACCGCCTTTGGCAGGTATTCAGACTTCTGCTCTTCCGTGCCCCAGCGCTGGATCGTCTGAGCGCATAAGAAAACCTGCACATTTATGAAGCTTGAAAGGCCCAATCCCAGCTGGCCCAGGCGCTCTTTTTCCAAGGCGGATATAATAGGCGGCATTTCCAGTCCGCCATATTCTTTTTTTATTGGTATGCCGAGGAGATTGTGCTTTGCAAGTATGCCTGGAGCCTCCGAGTTGAACTCGTGCTTCAGGTAGTGCTCGTATTCAGGCTCTGCGATCTCGTCGGCTGCCCTGTCTGAAGCCTCCAGGACCTTCATCTCATCGTCGCTGAATTTGCGGAGCCTTTCAAGATCTTTTATCGAATTTGCGAACTGCTCTTCCATTTACTACACCGACTCTGGGCCTTTTTCGATTTTCTCCTTGACCTTTGATATTATCTCGCCGACCTTTTCATCGGTCGCCTTCCGTATTATGGATTCGCTTACCCCGCTTATTATGCCGGTGAATTCGGCATCGGATTTCCAGTCTATTGTCGTTGAATTTCCAGAGCCCGACATCTTTATCGAGAGGTTCATTTTTACCGTGCTGCCCAAACCCTTGCCCTGAAAGGTGTATGTCACTTCGTCGTTCCCTGCCTCTGCAATTGAACCATCCATCCTTATAGTACCCTTAACTACGCTTATACCGACTCCGATGTTTATTGTAAACGTTTGGTCCCCTGTCTTTGCAAAATTGCTTGCATCAGGTATGCACGAAAATACTTCCTCCGGATTTAGAACGAAGCTCCTTACGGTAGATATTTCAGCGCCAAGCTGCACAGACCCATCGGATTGTATACGCATAATTACCCTTTGGCTGCCAAGCTTTTAATACTTTTATAACAGGTTTTTTACTGCCGGCTACCGGGCATGAGGGCTATTTATGGGGCGCTGGGGCACAGTGCTGTCATATCCTGTCCAGGGGATTCTCGCCCCTGAACCTGAAAATCCTGAAAAATGTGTAGAACGCAAAGACGTCGAGCGCGAAGGGCAGGTAGCCCAAGTATCCTATTAGGGGCATTTCAAAAAGCCTGAACTGCGGCAGGAATATGGATGGCAGGAAATAAAGCCACTTCGCGTATGAGAGGTAGTTCCACATTTCCCAGAAAAAGCCCATTATTATCCCTGAGAGAAACAGCTGGAACATTTCGCTCCACCTGCCTGTGGTCATTTTTCCGAATACGCTGGCGTTTCCCATCAGGTAGTTTATCGGGTCCAAGATCAGGAATATGCCTATCCATATGAGCGGAAACGCTGCTTTGGGCACGAAAATGGGTATAATCATAAGCGCAACGCCAAGAGCTATTGAGGGCTTCATTATGCCCTTTGATATTTTCGGCAGCCTGACATTTTTGAATATGCCGAGCGCCTTTACGAGCGTGAAAGTCTCTGCTACGGCCGGGAGTATGGTCGTGAAATCCAGGAGGTGCTCGTACCACACCCAGTGTATGTATATCCAGTCTACTGCAGTAAGGTTGTACAGCTCGGATATGAGCCAGAACGGCACAGATATGAGCAGCATGAGCAGAAATTCCCACGGGTAAGTGCTTATTATTGACCTGTGCCTTATCTTGTACACTATGCTGTCAAAAAGGAATATGTAGCCGTACCACGCTATCGGTATGTAGAACAGAGCGAAGGGCTCGACTTTCGTAAAGAAATTTATGTTGGCAAATGCCAGCATGAAAATTCCAAGATAGCCGTACCATTTCATAGATGCACCGTATTTGGGGTTATGCGCCTGCCGCAATGAAACGCAGTGCAGGCAGGAGCGTATTTATTGAGCCGGCAAGGTTTTTATTTTTGTATATTTTTTATCCTGCAGCGCAATGCCGCATGCCCCGTGGCGCGGCGATGCCTGCGTATAAGCTTTGTTGAAAAAGTCAAATTTTGTTGATAAAGTGTGATTGTTGTTGAAAAAGTAAGACTAAATCAACAAAGCTCAAAAAGAGGTTTCCAACACGATCAATTTTTGCAATGGCTTGTGTAAATGCAGATTTGCAATTTTCTGAAATCCCCACTTGCGGGTTGTGACCGCAGTTATGACTAAAATATCATATTTGTATTTTTCTAGCAAGAGCATGATAATAAGCAATTATGGGTGCTTTTATGAGCTTGTATCTGCCCCTGCTGATTTTCTTTATGACTTTTAGTCTCACGAGTCTGCCTACATAAACCGCAGAGACCCCGGCATTCAGAAGCTCTGCGCTTGTAAAGTATTGCTTATTCAGCTTCGCTATCTTAAAGAATGACACTATATCATTATCAGAAGCGCTTTTTATTTCGTTGTTTAGCCACGGCCGACCTATGTCTAATGCCGTTTCCAGTGTTTTATCTACACGCTCTTTTGTTATCGTTCCTTCTATGTAACTAGCCGCAGCTATGCACTGCACTAGGTATGGATATCCACTCGAAAGATCGTTCACTTTATTTATTGCTTCGTCGCTCCAGTTTGTTTCAGTGCCTTTTACAGGCTCGTCCAATACCTCCTTCAGTTCATTTAATGTAAATGATCCCAAATTGAAACTGGCTCCGGAGAATACTCTTGCTATCGGTGAATAATCTCTTATCAGTCTCTCTTCAAAATCCTCGCCGCCAGATACTACAAGTAGCAGCGGTATCTTTGCCTGCGCTTCTACTATCGTTTTAAGCTCTCCAAGCGCTTCGGAGCTTAAGTAATCCGCATCATCTATTTCAATCATTATGAAATCCACGCTCGGAACATTGTCGCGTACCTTTTGCCATAAATAATAGGGGCTATTTTCTTCTTCAGTTTTCAAATCAAGATCTAAAAGCGGTGTATGTACCGAAGAGATTTTCTCTTTCACACCGTTTATAACTCCTTTCACACCCAATCTTTTTTTTACTGCTTCTACAACTTCTTCTGATATTAAACGGTATAAATCTCTCTCCGTTGTTGTGCTTCCAAGCCGGCGGTATATGACAATGCCTTTTTGCTTGCTCTCTGCTTCTGCTTTGATTTTGTATAACATCGATGTTTTGCCTATGCCTCTGTAACCATATACGAGTACGCCTGCAGATCTGCGATAACTTATCGCACCATCTATTTTCTCATTTACTATGCGCAGATACTCTTTTCTGCCACCGAAGTAATTCGGGTCAGCTGGATTCTGCGGATTATATGGATTTGGCATGATATAATATCGTTTATAAATATTTATAAATGCTTCTATAATGTATTTTTTATAGCATCCTGGCCGGCTTTGTTCAAAAAGTCAAATTTTGTTTATACGGTCGGACTTAATCAACAAAGCCCTGCTTATACAAAGATTTATATATCTAAGACAACAATATCCAACTGCATATGAAGATATTGGACATTACTTGAAAGTGTACTGCTTTTATAGTTATTCCGTTGCAGAGGATAGGCATGGAATCGTACCAAGTTTGTATCGCTTAAAGGTAGTTGGCTGGTATTGCGTATGTCATACACCAACGGTGTTTAATTGAACGAATTTGAAGATATAGGAATAAGCAAGCGCTTAGCCAGTGGCCTAAGCGCGATTGGAATAACTGCGCCGACAGACGTCCAGAGGGAATCAATACCAAAGGTTCTTTCAGGAAGGGACATCATAGTGCGCGCAAAGACAGGCACTGGAAAGACCTACGCGTTTCTGCTGCCGATAATGGAAAAAATCAGCAGGGGCAGGGATATAGAGGCTCTGATACTTGCGCCAACCAGGGAGCTCGCGGTCCAGATATTCGAAAGCGGCTACAAGCTCAGGGACAACGAGATCAGAGCGGTAGTTGCGTACGGCGGAGTATCGATTAACATGCAGATGCAGAAGATATCCAGAGGCTGCAACATACTTATAGGCACCCCGGGCAGGATACTAGATCTTATAAGCAGGGGCGTACTTGACCTTGAAAAGGTAAAATACCTGGTGCTGGACGAAGCCGACATAATGCTCGACATGGGATTTATAGATGACGTGAAGGATATAGTCAGGCACACAGGAAGAGGCAGACAGACGATGTTTTTCTCAGCGACGATACCGCGCGAGCTGCACAGCCTGGCTAACGAATTCATGAGGAATCCGGAGTTTATATCCGTAGGCGAAAAGGAGGACAGCATAGTAAATACCATATCCCATACCTACTGCGAAGTTGGCAGGAACGAGAAATTCAGCGCTTTGCTGGCATATATCGATGAATACAAGCCCAAAAAGACCATAATATTCGCAGAAACTAAGTTCGGCGCTGAGATTCTTGCAAGCGCCCTTAGGAACGCCGGCTATGAAAGCCTTCTGATGCACGGGGGGCTTTCGCAGAACAGAAGGGAGAACACGCTGAACAATTTTAAGACCGATGCAACGATGCTGGTTACCACCAACGTAACAGCAAGGGGAATAGACATAAGGGACATAAGCGACGTTATAAACTACGACTGCCCTGACAACCCAAGGGTTTACCTGCACAGGGTCGGAAGGTCGGCCAGGATGGGCGCCGACGGAAGGGCGTTCAGCATAATAACGCACCAGCAGAGGAACCTGATATCCGACATAGAGTATATGGCAAAGATTGATGTTAAGGAGTTAAGGCTCAATGTGGGCAAATACTCCGAAGTCGCTGCCCGGGCCTTTTCTGCAGCAAGGCCGGAAAGGAGGGAATCGAGGTTCGGCGGGCGCGGAGGGCGTACAGGCGGAGGCTATCACGACAGGGATAGAAGATCGGCCCCGCAGCACGGGAATTTCAGGAGGCAAAATTTCAGGAGAAGGGGTTTCAGGCAGGAAGGATACGACCGCTCCTGAATCCAGCTTTATGCTCATTCGTGTATATACTTCGGGCCCCTGAGCGCGGATGCTATTGCAGCTACCAGCGAAAGCAGCGCTCCCAGATAGAACACCAGCCGCATTCCCGACATGAACGCCGAGCTTATTATCTTAGGGAAGAAGCTTTTTGAAGTTATTGCAGAAACTGTAGACGAAGGCAGCGATGACAGAACGCTTGCGGGTATAAGCGTCTTCAGGGGATTGTAACCCAGGAAAGCCGAGAATATGGCGGCCGTGGGCGGCAGCGAAGCTATCGAGTTTGCGGTGCTTGCCGGTACATTTGCAGATACGAGGCCACTGTAAAGCGAATGCGGAAGGCTTATCGCGAATCCGCTTATCAGCAGGGTGAAGAATATTGCAAGGCTGAACATGAACGACACGTTCATGAAGGTTGCCCTCATGCCAGAGCCTGAGCCGCGCCTTTCTGCGGGGAGCGAGTTCATTATCGCGGTTGTGTTCGGCGCTGCGAACAGCCCCTGCCCCACCCCGAGGAAAAATATAATAGCTGCGAACGCAACAAAATTGAACTCGGCAGGGAGCGTTGCAAGGACTAGGAAGCCGGCTACATTTACGAGCATGCCTATGGTGGAAAGAAGCCTTGCGCCGTAGCGATCTGATAGGTATCCAGACAGCGGCCCGAAAAACATGAATCCGACTATAAATGGTATCATGTCAAGTGCTGCGTCGAATGGCGTTTGCGAGAACGGCACTCCGTGCAGCGGCAGCCATATGCCCTGCAACCATATTATCAGCATGAACTGAAGGCCGCCCCTTGATATTCCTGCAAGGAAAAGGCTTATGTTGCCGAAGGTGAACGCCCTTATCTTGAAAAGCGCCATGTTGAACATTGGGAACCTTGACTTCAATTCTATGAATACAAAAATTGCAAGCAAAAGAATCCCGATTCCGAGTAGCGACAGTATCAACGGATTTGACCATCCCAGTGGGCTGGATCCGTACGGCAGTATGGCGTACGTTAGGGCTATAAGTATTAGGGTCAGAGATGCTGCGAATATTATGTTGCCTGACAGATCAAGCTTCTTGCTAGGGTCGAGCTTGCCGGTCTCGTGAAGCGCGAGATATGCCCATATGGTGCCTATTATCCCTATAGGCACGCTCAGCAGGAAGACTAGGTGCCAGTCTACAGTTGAAAGCAGGCCGCCAATGATAAGGCCGAGTATTCCGCCACCTACTGCTGCTATCTGGTTGAAGCCCATGGCCTTGCCGCGTTCCTTTGAGGGAAACGCGTCCGTCAGTATTGCGGTGCTGTTTGCGAAAAGGAATGCACCTCCCAGGCCCTGCAACAGCCTCAGCAGTATGAGCGAAAGCGCTCCGGACGTGCCGCCGATGTAGAGCGATGATATGTATAGCCCTATAGATCCTATGGTAAAGATCAGGAAGCCCAGATTGTAGAGCCTTACGCGACCGTACATGTCTGACAGGCGCCCTATTGTAAGCAGTATGACTCCGGTCACTACGTTGTATCCCAGAAGCAGCCAGAGTAGGTACACTATAGATGTAGGCATAAGTGGATTTATGTTGAGGCCCCTGAATATTGCTGGCAGCGATATTATCAGTATAGAGCCGTTTATCGATGACATTAGCGCTCCCAGGGTGGTGTTTGAAAGCGCTATCCACTTGTAGTGCTTGCCGAATTTAAGCTCTTCAGATTCGGCAGTTTTGACTGACTCCTGCCGTGCAGCGCCTTTTATACCTGCTTTTTGATCCATCTTAACTTACCGCCATACTTTGATTATTGGCCTGATGATAGGTTCTTTGAGAAAAAGCTGAGCACTCTTTCCCATGCATCTTCCGCAGCAGCCTTGTTGTACGTCCTTTCATTTGTGTCATTGAAAAATGCGTGCGCTGCCTCAGGATAAAGCTTCATTTCAAAGGCTTTGTTGTACTGCACTGCAGCTGAAAGCAGTTTGTCGACGTTTGAGCTTATCCTTATATCTTTGCCTCCATATATGCCCATTATCGGACCCTTAACGTTTTCAACCAGCGATATCGGATCCGGATTTTCTCCGTAAAATATTATGCATGCATCTATCTTTTCGTTGCATGCAAGAAGTATGGACATGCCGCCGCCGAAGCAGAAGCCCATGCTCCCTATTTTGTCTGCGTTTACGCCATCTAATGAGCGCAGATATGCTGCGGCGCCCTTCATTTCTTCTACCAGCTTAGGCTTTGGCATTCCGCCCATAAATGCCATTTGCATTGCGGCCAGTAAACCTTGCTTGTTACCAGTCTCATATTTTTCAAGCGCTTGGGCGACGTAATCTGTGTCGCGCATCTTTTCCATTGGGAGCGTGTGCATGAATTTCATGGCTTCTGAGAGATTTTCCGAGGTAAGAACACCGGCTATTTCAGGTATAGAGAATAAGTCTGGTGCTATAGTGACATAGCCTGCACGAGCCAGCCTATCCGCCACGTCCTTTATGTGATCAGAGAGCCCGAATATCTCGTGTATAAGAATAACACCCGGTGCTGGTTTTGAAGTCTTTTCAGGTTTTGAAATGTATGCGGCTACCTCCCCGGCGCGGCTGGCATATTTTATCATCTCCCCATTTGTCATTTTACCACGCATAGCATTACATTTTCTTTATTAAAATGTTTTTGCATGTTTTCTTTACGCTGAATTCGCAGCCTTGGCTTCTATTGCATGCCCGAATATGGCTATGCTGAGCAAGAGCAGGATGCCTGCTGCGAAGAAGCTAACCGAGAATCCAATGTAGTAGGATATGTAACCGCCAAGAAGCGCACCTATCAGCAGGGCAACGTTCATCATTGCGGTGTATATTCCTAGCTTGCTTGCTGGGTGCTCTTTTCCTACAGCCTTGAACACCATGGTATTTGATATTACATAGTAGATTGAATATGCGAAGCCTGCAGAGAGGGAATAAAGTATAGTGTTGACGATGACGAACTCTGGCCTTGAAACTGCAACTAGGAATATGGCTCCCACTAGCATATATGATACGCCTCGGAGCAGCAGCGTATTTGACAGTATCTCGGTATTGAACTTTCTGCCGACGAACCTGTTTGAGTATGCGAATGTGATTGTCTGAACCATTATCCCGATAGTTATTATTATGAATATCTCAAACTCTGTCAGACCGTAGTTCTTTAGGCCGGCAGGATAGACGGTATTAAACATGCCGCTGCTCAGCATGAACATGAATATGCCTATGTAT contains:
- a CDS encoding Carboxymethylenebutenolidase; the protein is MRGKMTNGEMIKYASRAGEVAAYISKPEKTSKPAPGVILIHEIFGLSDHIKDVADRLARAGYVTIAPDLFSIPEIAGVLTSENLSEAMKFMHTLPMEKMRDTDYVAQALEKYETGNKQGLLAAMQMAFMGGMPKPKLVEEMKGAAAYLRSLDGVNADKIGSMGFCFGGGMSILLACNEKIDACIIFYGENPDPISLVENVKGPIMGIYGGKDIRISSNVDKLLSAAVQYNKAFEMKLYPEAAHAFFNDTNERTYNKAAAEDAWERVLSFFSKNLSSGQ
- a CDS encoding acyl-CoA dehydrogenase domain protein, encoding MEALFKSDIDDLKELGALSDKDVGVLEEADKAAEELAEPEYEHYLKHEFNSEAIGILAKHNLFGVPVEKKYGGTGSGALVHALVQQRLGQLGLGVSTLYDVQTFIAEPTVQRWGTEEQKSEHLKNMCSGKSIFAFGLTEPGEGSDQSLISTTYEESQGGYLLNGTKYLISNGSICNYIILFAARKAPGPKKEITAFIVDTKSKGFKVEMKLEEKIGLFTSDTSMLSFENVLVEKDAVLGGIGNGLRVAYSALLNGRIGIGSACIGVIEASLNASLKRSRERVQHGKQIGKHQLIQQHISAMRQNLEMARWPIFYAAMKKQEFDKDPNNVPALREMDMYSAMAKRIASRLAFESADRAVQVHGGFGYSLMSPVGQLFCDSRVARIYEGTDEIHDLKIASELLGDEFKAYR
- a CDS encoding acyl-CoA dehydrogenase domain protein; this encodes MEEQFANSIKDLERLRKFSDDEMKVLEASDRAADEIAEPEYEHYLKHEFNSEAPGILAKHNLLGIPIKKEYGGLEMPPIISALEKERLGQLGLGLSSFINVQVFLCAQTIQRWGTEEQKSEYLPKAVRKEKVFAFGLTEPEAGSDPASLKTQYKKEGDRYIINGTKYLISNGTIADYILVFARSAENPGTISAILVDAKSAGLSRMELREKIGLFTSDTGMLDFENVAAPKENMIGPEGRGMPVAYSALLNARLGVAAGCVGVIEASLNASLKRSRERVQHGKQIGKHQLIQQHISAMRQNLEMARWPTYFAAIRKGEYESNPNDKALMEEVELRVSLAKRIASRLAFESADRAVQVHGGFGYSLMSPVGQLFCDSRVARIYEGTDEIQDLKIASSILGEGFEAYS
- a CDS encoding Enoyl-CoA hydratase/isomerase encodes the protein MAVVEYTEGEISTIQINRPEKHNALDRQTLLSLQEKISLADSNKACKAVVISGAGGKAFSAGADLNYLLSAESSTEAEEIFDLFYRVTNGIWSSEKLFVAAISGYCMGGGNELAMACDFRIASPDSVFSQPEVKFGIPPGGGATYRLEKIIGLQKAKDMILTARAVNADEALRIGLIDRISHDAISESKNFCKSVVQNAPGIFYAKRSINGGIKLDSSSERSNFVKALLSEEAKSKISGFVKPHDNK
- a CDS encoding carbon monoxide dehydrogenase subunit G translates to MRIQSDGSVQLGAEISTVRSFVLNPEEVFSCIPDASNFAKTGDQTFTINIGVGISVVKGTIRMDGSIAEAGNDEVTYTFQGKGLGSTVKMNLSIKMSGSGNSTTIDWKSDAEFTGIISGVSESIIRKATDEKVGEIISKVKEKIEKGPESV
- a CDS encoding major facilitator superfamily MFS_1, which gives rise to MDQKAGIKGAARQESVKTAESEELKFGKHYKWIALSNTTLGALMSSINGSILIISLPAIFRGLNINPLMPTSIVYLLWLLLGYNVVTGVILLTIGRLSDMYGRVRLYNLGFLIFTIGSIGLYISSLYIGGTSGALSLILLRLLQGLGGAFLFANSTAILTDAFPSKERGKAMGFNQIAAVGGGILGLIIGGLLSTVDWHLVFLLSVPIGIIGTIWAYLALHETGKLDPSKKLDLSGNIIFAASLTLILIALTYAILPYGSSPLGWSNPLILSLLGIGILLLAIFVFIELKSRFPMFNMALFKIRAFTFGNISLFLAGISRGGLQFMLIIWLQGIWLPLHGVPFSQTPFDAALDMIPFIVGFMFFGPLSGYLSDRYGARLLSTIGMLVNVAGFLVLATLPAEFNFVAFAAIIFFLGVGQGLFAAPNTTAIMNSLPAERRGSGSGMRATFMNVSFMFSLAIFFTLLISGFAISLPHSLYSGLVSANVPASTANSIASLPPTAAIFSAFLGYNPLKTLIPASVLSSLPSSTVSAITSKSFFPKIISSAFMSGMRLVFYLGALLSLVAAIASALRGPKYIHE
- a CDS encoding DEAD/DEAH box helicase domain protein, with the protein product MNEFEDIGISKRLASGLSAIGITAPTDVQRESIPKVLSGRDIIVRAKTGTGKTYAFLLPIMEKISRGRDIEALILAPTRELAVQIFESGYKLRDNEIRAVVAYGGVSINMQMQKISRGCNILIGTPGRILDLISRGVLDLEKVKYLVLDEADIMLDMGFIDDVKDIVRHTGRGRQTMFFSATIPRELHSLANEFMRNPEFISVGEKEDSIVNTISHTYCEVGRNEKFSALLAYIDEYKPKKTIIFAETKFGAEILASALRNAGYESLLMHGGLSQNRRENTLNNFKTDATMLVTTNVTARGIDIRDISDVINYDCPDNPRVYLHRVGRSARMGADGRAFSIITHQQRNLISDIEYMAKIDVKELRLNVGKYSEVAARAFSAARPERRESRFGGRGGRTGGGYHDRDRRSAPQHGNFRRQNFRRRGFRQEGYDRS